Proteins encoded by one window of Vibrio panuliri:
- a CDS encoding glycosyltransferase family 2 protein, with protein MIELILGSLFVISASLVVYHHIGYPLLLKIVVKKKRVRVSSESTRHYRNSQADRYRPSMTILVPAYNEQAWIAQKIRNLACIDYPRDRYKVVIVCDGCTDHTVDIAEATIQEAFCSETHFEIISFAENQGKVAIINQMMQQIESDITALSDVSALISVDALLLAEQHFARQEIGVVNSRYQILQSDNEGEVKYWHYQEMMQRGEASLGANIGAHGALYFFRTHLFTPLKPDVINDDFVIPMAIVRAGYRAIYEPNVVAIELESTNVTNDFKRRVRISAGNMQQIIMLSDLLSPRYKAVAFAFGSGKTLRLLTPYFLITCFITSLLLSTHPLFLAILLLQIGFYTIASLGLLLPSVFTNRYLKCVSYFVAGHSANLCGGIRYICRRHA; from the coding sequence ATGATAGAGCTAATTCTTGGATCACTGTTTGTTATCTCCGCATCGCTAGTTGTCTATCACCACATTGGCTATCCGTTATTACTTAAAATAGTCGTTAAAAAGAAGCGCGTACGTGTCTCGTCGGAATCAACGCGACACTATCGCAACAGTCAAGCGGATCGCTATCGACCCTCGATGACCATTCTTGTACCTGCTTACAATGAGCAAGCGTGGATTGCGCAGAAAATACGCAACTTAGCTTGTATTGACTACCCCCGAGATCGATATAAAGTGGTGATTGTTTGTGATGGTTGCACCGACCACACTGTCGATATCGCAGAAGCGACCATACAAGAGGCTTTTTGCAGTGAAACGCATTTTGAGATCATTAGCTTTGCAGAGAACCAAGGAAAGGTCGCTATCATCAACCAGATGATGCAACAGATAGAGAGTGACATTACTGCCTTGAGCGATGTTTCAGCGTTAATCTCAGTCGATGCGCTTTTGTTGGCCGAGCAGCACTTTGCTCGCCAAGAAATTGGAGTCGTAAACAGTCGCTATCAAATACTTCAAAGCGACAACGAAGGTGAAGTGAAATATTGGCACTATCAAGAGATGATGCAACGAGGAGAAGCGAGCCTTGGTGCTAACATTGGCGCTCATGGCGCGCTCTACTTCTTCCGCACTCACTTATTTACCCCTCTTAAACCAGACGTAATCAATGATGATTTTGTCATTCCAATGGCGATCGTTCGGGCAGGCTACCGCGCAATATATGAACCCAATGTTGTCGCCATCGAACTTGAATCAACCAATGTAACCAATGACTTTAAACGTAGAGTTCGCATTTCTGCAGGCAATATGCAGCAAATCATTATGTTATCCGACCTACTCTCTCCTCGTTACAAAGCAGTCGCGTTCGCCTTTGGTTCGGGTAAGACACTGCGCCTTTTGACCCCCTATTTTTTGATTACCTGCTTTATTACTTCCCTGTTGCTCAGTACACACCCGCTGTTTCTTGCCATTTTATTGCTGCAGATAGGCTTTTACACCATAGCTTCATTGGGGTTACTGCTACCTTCTGTGTTTACCAACCGCTATTTAAAATGTGTGAGTTACTTTGTTGCCGGTCACAGTGCAAATCTCTGTGGTGGTATTCGATATATATGCCGTCGTCACGCGTAA